In a single window of the Littorina saxatilis isolate snail1 linkage group LG5, US_GU_Lsax_2.0, whole genome shotgun sequence genome:
- the LOC138967345 gene encoding uncharacterized protein has product MRTSPSPNGPAVGRPQPSHDNPGHLNQPQHKRNMQRGPTTRAGLYPDLKEFYREGVVETGSSVDLPFAALVPTAPPPSESSFDLQHSRHPHDHRCNLDLNITVPEEPELDYTFEIEPDYDLDDPAVHVDRLTLTAENLNNLNLNASEKKLLHDKNIEVPQQPRDTRDFRAWMTWRLQANKLLAAVILIRKGHHVHIRRSEIRRKPLTKQNVQTIVQEAKGGGSRGGEGGGGGGSQDMMRGRDRAERTSLSGCPYIMYGIPRVKLSTAKR; this is encoded by the coding sequence ATGAGGACTTCTCCTTCACCCAACGGACCAGCTGTCGGTAGACCCCAACCATCACACGATAACCCCGGGCACCTCAACCAACCCCAGCACAAGAGAAACATGCAGCGCGGACCGACCACACGAGCCGGCCTGTACCCAGACCTGAAGGAGTTCTACAGAGAGGGGGTGGTGGAAACAGGGTCCTCCGTAGACCTCCCCTTCGCAGCTCTCGTGCCCACCGCCCCGCCCCCAAGCGAGTCCAGCTTCGACCTCCAACACAGCCGACACCCCCACGACCACAGGTGCAACCTTGACCTTAACATCACCGTCCCCGAAGAACCGGAGCTGGACTACACCTTCGAGATCGAGCCCGACTACGACCTGGACGACCCAGCGGTTCACGTCGACCGCCTGACACTGACGGCGGAGAACCTTAACAACCTGAACTTGAACGCCTCGGAGAAGAAGCTCCTGCACGACAAGAACATCGAGGTGCCTCAACAGCCCCGGGACACCAGAGACTTCAGAGCCTGGATGACTTGGCGTCTCCAGGCCAACAAGCTTCTGGCGGCAGTCATCCTCATTCGTAAAGGTCACCACGTCCACATCCGAAGGTCGGAGATTCGCCGCAAGCCCCTGACCAAGCAGAACGTGCAGACCATCGTGCAGGAGGCCAAAGGGGGAGGAAGCCgcggaggagaaggaggaggagggggagggagtcAGGACATGATGCGAGGCCGGGACAGAGCTGAGAGGACTTCACTATCCGGGTGTCCTTACATCATGTACGGTATTCCAAGGGTTAAGCTGTCCACTGCCAAACGCTAA